A portion of the Plasmodium relictum strain SGS1 genome assembly, chromosome: 11 genome contains these proteins:
- a CDS encoding DNA helicase, putative, which produces MEIFNFGKYNGKSFEEVYEKHKSYVSWVKKLDNPTGSLILFKNYILQKEGEKNDNNIKSQKSNNENICTMFEKKKTNENNNLCDKGNIYDSYGKNKNINNDEKKIIDKMSSSEYKNFEQSIMNQISNSNNQKEEKIELDIIVAFEIFNEDYFKIVQKDNNTRKFVGFKNFISKELFKIISEFNPTIKKINNYSCITFEADQYEYILNNLKEKCTILGGVHTIPNFLLKCFKNYAKFSEPKKICEMTANILTNTMCSYTKEHYDKLDVLLGEKLSTELKKFQREGVYFGLKKNGRVLIGDEMGLGKTLQALALMAFYHNDWPFIVVCPSSIRFQWKDQALRWLSHLISEDHICVVKSGKTDIPPNCKMIIISYELITKNDKYQNKYKSIICDESHYLKNSFSKRTKAITPIIKGAKRCVLLSGTPALNKPSELYEQVSSIIPNLFNYHEFCDRYCFKDKNIYTRKIEYVGCKHTEELHLFLTNTIMIRRLKKDVLKELPEKLRSKIPVEIPPKELSEILTYYKKLEMKKNTSIDEFDEVHFSQMNNSKSEDGEEENVSISHLFKMTGYAKVKAIKDYISYLIDADIKFLLFCHHKLVMDEIEEFLKEKKTLFIRVDGLTSMDKRELYIKSFQQNEDIKIALLSLTACGIGLNLTAANTVVFGELYWVPGQIIQAEDRAHRIGTTHENVNIHYLIAQNTIDEIVWKIINRKWNTLTTALNGMEDSLNVKEVNKFDEFMVDLTNDHNKSYPSSLVNTPKVRRRSSEFRSFDSNGNNNKKHKDIRDFFKPLNKSVEKSNINSKKKRSYNSPIKDSSSSTSPNIFNKKFKNEII; this is translated from the coding sequence atggaaatatttaattttggGAAATATAATGGAAAGAGTTTTGAAGAAGTTTATGAAAAACATAAGTCATATGTATCATGGGTTAAAAAGCTAGATAACCCTACAGgatcattaatattatttaaaaattatattttacaaaaagaaGGTGAAAAAAATGACAACAATATAAAAAGTCAGAAatcaaataatgaaaatatatgtactatgtttgaaaaaaaaaaaacaaatgaaaataataacttATGCGATAAAGGAAATATATACGATTCGTAcggtaaaaataaaaatataaataatgatgaaaaaaaaattatagataAAATGAGCAGTagtgaatataaaaattttgaacaAAGTATTATGAATCAAATAAGTAATAGTAACAAccaaaaagaagaaaaaatagaattagaTATAATAGTTGcatttgaaatatttaatgaggactattttaaaatagtacaaaaagataataatacaAGAAAATTTGTaggttttaaaaattttatatctaaggaactttttaaaataatatctgAATTTAATCCTAccataaagaaaattaataacTACTCTTGCATTACATTTGAAGCAGATcaatatgaatatattttgaataatttaaaagaaaaatgtacTATATTAGGTGGTGTGCATACAATACctaattttttgttaaaatgttttaaaaattatgccAAATTTTCAGAacctaaaaaaatatgtgaaATGACTGCAAATATATTGACAAATACTATGTGTAGTTATACCAAAGAGCATTACGATAAATTAGATGTATTATTAGGTGAAAAATTAAGTAccgaattaaaaaaatttcaaagaGAAGGAGTTTATTTTgggttaaaaaaaaatggaagaGTATTAATAGGAGATGAAATGGGATTAGGAAAAACATTACAGGCCTTAGCTTTAATGGCATTTTATCATAATGATTGGCCTTTTATTGTTGTTTGTCCTTCTTCAATTAGATTTCAATGGAAAGATCAAGCTCTCAGATGGTTATCTCATTTAATAAGTGAAGATCATATATGCGTTGTTAAAAGTGGTAAAACGGACATACCTCCTAATTGTAAAATGATTATAATTTCTTATGAATTAATAAcgaaaaatgataaatatcAAAACAAATACAAGAGTATTATATGTGATGAATCTCATTACTTAAAAAATTCGTTTTCTAAAAGAACTAAAGCTATTACACCAATTATAAAAGGTGCGAAGAGATGTGTTTTGTTATCTGGAACTCCTGCATTAAACAAGCCTTCTGAATTGTATGAACAAGTTTCTAGTATAATAccaaatttatttaattatcaTGAGTTTTGTGATAGATACTGctttaaagataaaaatatatatacaagaAAAATAGAGTATGTTGGATGTAAACATACAGAAgaattacatttatttttaacaaaCACAATAATGATAAgaagattaaaaaaagatgtaCTGAAAGAATTACCTGAAAAATTGAGATCTAAAATACCTGTAGAAATACCACCAAAGGAATTAAGTGAAATTTTAacttattataaaaaattagaaatgaaaaaaaatactagTATAGATGAATTTGATGAAGTTCATTTTTCACAAATGAATAATTCAAAATCAGAGGATGgtgaagaagaaaatgtaTCAATTTCTCACTTATTTAAAATGACAGGATATGCCAAAGTGAAGGCTATAAAAGattatatttcatatttgATTGACGCCGATATCaaatttctattattttgtCACCACAAACTAGTGATGGATGAAATAGAAGAATttctaaaagaaaaaaagactTTATTTATACGTGTTGATGGATTAACTTCAATGGATAAGAGAGAATTGTATATTAAAAGCTTTCAACAAAATGAAGACATAAAAATTGCATTGTTGTCTTTAACCGCTTGTGGTATTGGTTTAAATTTAACTGCAGCTAATACAGTAGTATTCGGTGAACTGTATTGGGTTCCAGGACAAATAATACAAGCAGAAGATCGTGCTCACAGAATAGGAACTACTCatgaaaatgtaaatatcCATTATTTGATTGCACAAAATACTATTGATGAAATAGTAtggaaaattattaatagaaaatGGAATACCTTAACCACTGCATTAAATGGAATGGAAGATTCATTAAATGTAAAAGAGGTAAATAAATTTGATGAGTTCATGGTTGATTTAACAAATGATCATAATAAATCATATCCGTCTTCTTTAGTTAATACACCAAAAGTCAGGAGAAGATCTTCCGAATTTCGATCATTTGATAGTAatggtaataataataaaaaacataaagATATAAGGGACTTCTTCAAGCCTCTTAATAAATCTGTTGAGAAATCCAAcattaattcaaaaaaaaaaagatctTATAACTCTCCTATTAAAGATTCTTCTTCAAGCACTTCACCAAATATTTTcaacaaaaaatttaaaaatgaaataatttaa
- a CDS encoding dynein light chain, putative, translated as MMELVDVKKYSSKFEIKGICMNNENCEKISRITLKAIKENKFEKDIASQIKMKCENDEILNKDNLNHENCSNDIYNLKNQNIGSWQCIVGKNFAFSINYQFNCMIYFQHKLTKLTILIYKSL; from the coding sequence atgaTGGAATTAGTAGATgtgaaaaaatattcatcAAAATTTGAGATAAAAGGAATATGTATGAATAACGAAAATTGTGAAAAAATATCTAGAATAACTTTAAAAGCTATTAAAGAGAATAAATTCGAAAAGGATATAGCAAgtcaaataaaaatgaagtgTGAAAATGACGagatattaaataaagataatttaaatcATGAAAATTGCTCAAATgacatatataatttaaaaaatcaaaatataGGTTCATGGCAATGCATTGTTGGAAAAAATTTTGCCTTTTCTATAAACTATCAATTTAATTGTATGATTTATTTTCAACataaattaacaaaattaactattttaatatataaatcattatga
- a CDS encoding glutamate--tRNA ligase, putative: protein MKFYFCLTIFIIINTIVIEANSFFHSLYIKQKDYCLNIFDNKKYELCFILKNNKKSILKYNKKHNLKNFDTKDEVPKIEPRLRFAPSPTGYLHIGGCRTFLYNYILSKQMKGVLILRFEDTDIKRNTRESLSEIINDLKWLRLNWDEGPDKGGLFGPYKQSEKVEVYRKIAHEFVKQGKAYFCFCSKNELNEKKEKAKMMKKKYTYDRKCRYLSDEIIKKYLEQNKLYTIRFKSPINRRIILKDILRNNITDVVNEDFIILRSNKLPTYNFSASVDDHLMKITHVIRGVEHISNTFKQILILESLNSNIPFYAHIPVITTPEKKKISKRNNECLIRSLRKGGFKQECVINYMATLGWGSISKKEFYTMDELIENFNIHLLNKSSVVFDIKKLKWMNKKYLLEQDIETYINEAEEYLINDKILKNGNKEFVELCINIFKNDVHTYAELQENILNVILYNYSENCIDKNDTILKNISVLLYYWFEKYENDDNLEYIFEKDFDLLIRDMIKNTKLKKKEILLKIRFLLTFQNRGIPFIFLTKIWISAKKNNIQNYFSLKRRILYIKEIYNI from the exons atgaaattttatttttgtttaactatctttattataataaatacaaTTGTAATTGAAGCAAATAGTTTTTTCCATTCTTTgtatataaaacaaaaagatTATTgcttaaatatatttgataataaaaaatatgaattatgttttattttaaaaaataataaaaagagcatacttaaatataacaaaaaacataatttaaaaaattttgatacAAAAGATGAAGTTCCTAAAATTGAACCAAGGCTAAGATTTGCTCCAAGTCCTACTGGCTATTTACATATTGGAGGATGTAGAacctttttatataattatattctaTCAAAACAAATGAAAGGAGTTTTAATATTAAGATTTGAAGATACAgacataaaaagaaataccAGAGAATCACTAAGTGAAATAATTAATGACTTAaa ATGGTTAAGACTAAACTGGGATGAAGGACCAGATAAGGGAGGGTTATTTGGACCATATAAGCAATCTGAAAAAGTAGAAGTTTATAG aaaaatagCTCATGAATTTGTCAAACAAGGAAAAGCTTATTTCTGCTTTTGttcaaaaaatgaattaaatgaaaaaaaagaaaag gcaaaaatgatgaaaaaaaagtatactTATGATAGAAAATGTCGATATTTAAGTgatgaaataattaaaaaatatttagaacaaaataaattatacacCATACGATTTAAATCACCAATCAACAGAAGAATTATATTAAAGgatattttaagaaataatattacGGATGTTGTTAATGAAGACTTTATTATACTGAGAAGTAATAAGTTGCcaacatataatttttcagcTTCTGTTGATGACCATCTAATGAAAATAACTCATGTTATAAGGGGTGTTGAACACATTTCAAATACGTTCAA gcaaattttaatattagaaTCATTAAATTCTAATATTCCATTTTATGCTCATATACCGGTTATAACAACtccagaaaaaaaaaagatcaGCAAAAGGAATAATGAATGCTTAATTAGAAGTTTAAG gaAAGGAGGATTTAAACAAGAATGCGTAATTAATTATATGGCTACATTGGGGTGGGGAAGCATTTCTAAAAA agAATTTTATACCATGGATGAATTAATAGAGAATTTCAATATACacttattaaataaatcttCAGTTGTatttgatataaaaaaattaaaatggatgaataaaaaatatttgttagAGCAAGACATtgaaacatatataaatgaagcagaagaatatttaattaatgataaaatattaaaaaatggaaataaaGAATTTGTTGAATTATGTATAAATATCTTTAAAAATGATGTACATACTTATGCAGAATTacaagaaaatattttaaatgttatattatataattattccGAAAATTGCATAGATAAAAATGAcacaatattaaaaaatatcagtgttttattatattattggTTTGAAAAGTACGAGAATGATGATAAtttagaatatatttttgaaaaagattttgatttattaattagagatatgataaaaaatactaaattaaaaaagaaagaaattttattaaaaattcgTTTTCTTTTAACATTTCAAAATAGAGGAAttccatttatatttttaacaaaaatttgGATAtcagcaaaaaaaaataatatccAAAATTATTTCTCTCTAAAAAGAAGAattctatatataaaagaaatatataatatttaa
- the PK5 gene encoding protein kinase 5, putative produces MEKYHGLEKIGEGTYGVVYKAQNNYGETFALKKIRLEKEDEGIPSTAIREISILKELKHSNIVKLYDVIHTKKRLILVFEHLDQDLKKLLDVCDGGLESVTAKSFLLQLLNGIAYCHEHRVLHRDLKPQNLLINREGELKIADFGLARAFGIPVRRYTHEVVTLWYRAPDVLMGSKKYSTTIDIWSIGCIFAEMVNGRPLFPGVSETDQLMRIFKILGTPNSQNWPNVTELPKYDPNFTVYEPLPWESFLKGLDESGIDLLSKMLKLDPNQRITAKQALEHAYFKENN; encoded by the exons atggaaaaatacCATGGCTTAGAAAAAATTGGAGAAGGCACATATGGTGTAGTTTACAAAGCACAAAACAATTATGGAGAAACATttgcattaaaaaaaataagattagaaaaagaagacGAAGGAATTCCTTCAACag CTATAAGAGAAATTAgcattttaaaagaattaaaacaTTCAAATATAGTTAAGTTGTATGATGTCATacacacaaaaaaaagattaatatTAGTATTTGAACATCTTGACCAAGACCTTAAAAAACTTCTTGACGTTTGTGATG gtGGTCTGGAATCAGTAACGGCTAAATCATTTTTACTCCAACTTCTAAATGGTATAGCCTATTGCCATGAACATAGAGTTTTACATCGTGATTTAAAACctcaaaatttattaataaatagagAAGGAGAATTAAAAATAGCGGATTTTGGATTAGCTAG AGCTTTTGGAATACCTGTAAGGAGATATACACACGAAGTAGTAACATTATGGTATAGAGCTCCAGATGTGTTAATGggatcaaaaaaatattcaactACAATTGATATATGGAGTATTGGATGCATATTTGCTGAGATGGTAAATGGTAGACCATTATTTCCAGGGGTATCTGAAACAGATCAATTAATGAGAATATTCAAAATTCTAGGAACACCAAATTCTCAAAATTGGCCTAATGTCACTGAATTGCCTAAATACGATCCGAATTTTACGGTTTATGAACCATTACCATGGGAATCTttt ttaaAAGGATTAGATGAGTCTGGAATAGATTTGCTATCAAAGATGCTGAAACTTGATCCAAATCAAAGAATTACTGCAAAGCAAGCTTTAGAGCATGCATACTTTAaggaaaataattaa